In Cryptococcus decagattii chromosome 1, complete sequence, the sequence TCTCGGCGAGAGGGTACTTGATGTCGGGGAATTGACAAGCTGGCCATTCGAAGGCAGGCATGTCAAGCTAATTCAATGTCAGATAAGGAACTGAACCACACTCGACAATCTTACCTTGTGGATGGGCTTGCTACGGGTCAAACTGAGAGAACCCAAGTTTCGGCCGTGGAATCCACCTTTGAAACTAAGCACACTGAGCTCGGGAGATCCAGGCTAAGAATCTTCGGTAAGACACGAGGTTGAACTGAACAGCTGAATGTATAACCTACAGATTGATTTTCTAAAACGGTCTCAATTTCTTCATCGGAAAACGGCCTGTTCCCTCTTCGCTTGGCTTGGTAAGACAGGAAGGACGCTTTAAGAGCGCCTTCAGTGGCTGAAGACCCATCCCTAGAAGGTCAGCCTATAAAAGACTCTTGGTAACATACTGTGTGGTGAAAACCTGGTTTAAGCCCTTGGGTGCAACCTTCAGTATTCCTTCATTGACCACATCGGCCCAGTCAACAGGAGGGTAAGATCCGAGGGCGGGACGAGACATGGCGGCAGATGCAAACTGATCCGTCTTGGCCAGTTTGATCAAATCCGGGTGGTTATAGCCAATGGCAATGGACGCTAGAAGTCAGTGAATTGGCATAAGTTGTATACTTACCAATTTGAGCGAACATATCCAAAAGAACATTGCCGTCGGCATCAACCAAGTAGTTTCCGCAACTCTTGTTGTAGTCGGCTACCAACGTGTGAGCGCGGGGATCCTGAAATTTGCCAATAGCTGCGGAGAGCTCTTTCCTAAGGTATTGTTAGCAAAGGTCTCGGTGCACGTGTTGCCCTACCGAACTCACCCTTTTGGTCCTGGGATCGTGCTTGTCACCACAGCTGGCTTTTGCGGCTGGCCTGGAACCAAGCGGGCAGCTGCAGCTATAGATGCGGTAGCGTAACGCCTTCTGGCGAAAGTGTGAACAGTGCTTTGAAGTGATCTAGTCAACATGTCTGTGGTGTTTGCAGGGGCAAGCGCGACGTGGCTAAGGTGAGGGAAAATACGATGGGACTTGTTAAGATGTTGCCTTTTTGAGAACTAGCTCGTTGATGATTGCGTGCGATGGAAAGGCATGATAGGCGAGGACTGCTTTTGGCGAGACGACGGAAAAGCCGACGGGAAAGTAGCGAGACGAGCGGAAGGATCGTCACCGCGATGGGGAGACGCGCCCCGCGGAGTAGCAGGCCTCGGCAAAATTCCGCCACACGGCGTTTCGGGGCATCCCTCAGCCAGAATGTCAACAACACCCCCGTTATCTTAGCCGAGTTTTTAGCCGAAGTAAACGGTCATTTGTACGGTTATCACAAGTTATCCGGTATTTAGTACCCTGCTCGCCATTCTTCACatcttttttcctcctcgctTCAATTGCTCACAAGTCGCACAAAAATACACAAAGAAATTATGCTATCTAGACAGGTCACCAGAAACCTATTCAACAGGCGTGCGGCATCCACGCTCGCCGCCGATAGTGAGTTATATTCTCGTTGCCAAGGGTGGACTGCGTCGCTAAAGTCTCGCCATCAGTCAATGCTGCCCAAGACAATGGAAGGTGGAAAGGCACCAGTACCTTGGGGGGTGATGCGAAACTCCTCATTGGTGGCTCCTGGGAATCAAGCAAGACAGACAAATGGTCAGAAGTGCACGATCCTTCGACACAGCGCCTCATCTCGAAAGTCCCTCATGCGACCTCCTCGGAGATGAAGCGTATCGTTGATGTTGCTGAGAACAAGTTTTACGAATGGAGCGAATCAAGTGTGCTTACAAGGCAAAGGATCATGTTAGAGTAAGTACCCCAAAGAATCATCTGATGCTTTAGCGACATCATGTCTGACGTGCTTTCCATAGCCTGCAAGGCTTGATCAGGAAGTACCACAAGGATATCGCACGTAACATCGTGTAAGTAATAATTTAGCATGTCCTTCAGCTGCTAATGTACAATTAGTTTAGAGCAGGGGAAAACCTTCGCGGATGCCATGGGTGATGTTACAAGAGGATTACAAGTGGTCCAAATGGCGACCAACATTCCTACTGAGCTGTTGGGTAGAAACATCGAGGTTTCACGAGACATGGACACCTCAACTAGGATCGAGCCACTTGGCGTCGGAGCTGCCATCTGTCCTTTCAATTTCCCGGCTATGATACCTTTGTCAGTGATTGCCGTCCTCTCCCATTGACAGTTACAGCTAACACTTCATAGGTGGAGCGTTGCAATGGCCATCGCTACAGGTAACACTCTTATCCTCAAGCCCAGTGAGCGCGACCCAGGCGCTTCCGCCATAATTGCTGAGCTGTGTGAAATGGCTGGTCTTCCTTCTGGTGTTATCAATATCCTCCACGGCGGCGTGGACGCCGTTAATTTCATTTGTGATGAGCCACGAATCAAGGCTATTTCCTTCGTTGGAGGCGATAAGGCAGGCAAGCACATCTACGACAGGGCTGGTGCTCTTGGGAAACGAGTTCAAGCTCAACTTGGAGCCAAAAGTGAGTGGATAACCATTGTTGCCAGAGCTGATTCATTAGACCATGCCATCATTCTCCCTGATGCCAACAAGAGCGCTTTGAAGGCTGTTGCTGGAGCAGCGTTCGGAGCCGCGGGTCAAAGATGCATGGCGCTTTCAGTTCTGGTTACGGTTGGGGATGCAGACTGGCTTCCTGGGCTTATTGAAGAGGCTAAAGCTTTGAAAATGGGCAATGGATTTGACGAAGCTGCCGACTTGTAAGTTTTTGTTTTAGGAACACGCTCTAAAAAGCTAACGACTGCAGGGGGCCTGTAATCTCGCCTCAAGCTAGGGAGCGCATTGAGCAACTCATCGAGTCTTGCGAAAAGCAAGGAGGACGTATTGTTCTTGATGGTCGGGGTGCTACAGTTAAAGACTATCCTAACGGCAACTGGGTCGGCCCAACGATCTTGGAAGCTACAACCGATATGGACTGTTACACGTGAGTTAACTTAGATCTAAAATATCGACCTAAAGCATGAGCTGATCGCATGTGCAGGAATGAGATCTTCGGACCCGCTTTAGTCGTGGTCAAAGCTCGCGACCTCAATGAGGCGATTGAATTGGTTAACCGTAACCCCTATGGCAACGGCGCTGCTATATTCACTCAATCGGCTGTTTCATCCAGGAAgtttgaaaagaagatTGAGGCTGGTCAAGTCGGTATCAACGTCCCTATTGTATGTCTTTCCAGTCATTTCGTAACAAACTCGAAGAACTCCTTCTGATAAAAAAATAGCCTGTCCCTTTGCCAATGTTCTCTTGGTCCGGAAACAAAGCCAGTGTCCTTGGTGGCGCTTCTCTCTACGGCCCCTTGGGTCTTAACTTCTGGACGAAAACCAAGACGATTACTTCTCTATGGAGGGAAGATGCCAAAGAAGACAGGGCCGCCGTTGCTATGCCGGTTCACCACTGATTTTCCATTGAAATTTGGTCTGTTTTGAATGATGGTGCCCATGAAAATTTAGCTTTGAAAGTCTATTCAGAAAGTGCGGAAAAGTAAAAGCATATTTCATGAATTAGCTTTACATGTGGAGCCAAGAAGCAGAGAACGAGGCTTGATTACTTATGAAGTCGAAAGAATTTTTATTATCAGTCATTATTTTTTTCATCCACTCCCCTCCCTCCTAGGAAAGACGGCGTCCTTTCGATATGTTCTCGTCCCATGCATTATGACTTCTCTCACGATAGTTTGATAAATCTTTAGTTTGATAAAGCTTTGATACAACGACATACGATTTCTTCTCTACAGCGCTTATCGCCATACCAACCGCTATTATGATAGCATTGCCACTGTCCTTTCTGTTAAGCAGACTCCGTTTTCAAATCACGTCGTCTCCTTACCCTCTGTTCCCTTTATCGATTAACATTCAACTTTATCTCCTCCATTTTAAGATCATTCCGCTATTCTAAAAATAAAGATCTAATGGAACATTCCACATGTTCACGCACTTCATATAATTTTCGCTGCGGATGCCGCCACCTTAATATCAtgttattattattatgtTCTTTGTTCTGCGGAGTTGCTGGGCATATTGTAGTACCGCCTGTTAATACCGATATCCCGAATATGGcaggatgatgacgaaATGACGATATGCAAT encodes:
- a CDS encoding methylmalonate-semialdehyde dehydrogenase (acylating), which produces MLSRQVTRNLFNRRAASTLAADINAAQDNGRWKGTSTLGGDAKLLIGGSWESSKTDKWSEVHDPSTQRLISKVPHATSSEMKRIVDVAENKFYEWSESSVLTRQRIMLDLQGLIRKYHKDIARNIVLEQGKTFADAMGDVTRGLQVVQMATNIPTELLGRNIEVSRDMDTSTRIEPLGVGAAICPFNFPAMIPLWSVAMAIATGNTLILKPSERDPGASAIIAELCEMAGLPSGVINILHGGVDAVNFICDEPRIKAISFVGGDKAGKHIYDRAGALGKRVQAQLGAKSEWITIVARADSLDHAIILPDANKSALKAVAGAAFGAAGQRCMALSVLVTVGDADWLPGLIEEAKALKMGNGFDEAADLGPVISPQARERIEQLIESCEKQGGRIVLDGRGATVKDYPNGNWVGPTILEATTDMDCYTNEIFGPALVVVKARDLNEAIELVNRNPYGNGAAIFTQSAVSSRKFEKKIEAGQVGINVPIPVPLPMFSWSGNKASVLGGASLYGPLGLNFWTKTKTITSLWREDAKEDRAAVAMPVHH